The following are encoded in a window of Carya illinoinensis cultivar Pawnee chromosome 15, C.illinoinensisPawnee_v1, whole genome shotgun sequence genomic DNA:
- the LOC122296692 gene encoding uncharacterized protein LOC122296692 translates to MKCLGGLSNSIFTELLEFVNELLPPGASLPKNAYEVKKYMNELGLGYEKILVCPNGCMLFWKDNENLETCVVCRASKWKQKESMNDMSKKGKRSPAKILRWFPLKTRLQRLFMSSKTSSQMKWHAMGRTNDGVLRHPADGMAWKTFDTQHDDFASDPRNVRLGLSADGFNPFGNMSISYSTWPVMLVPYNLPPWMCMKQSSFMLLLIIPGPSSPSMNIDVYLEPLISELKELWEVGAPTYDICSREIFTMCVALMWTINHFPMYGDFSGWSTKGRLACPICMGNTRSRWLKHGKKFSYTGHRRFLPSNHRWRMKAKTFDGTREIDPSPTMPTPDEILEQLDDLNYGYSSNVSRCVKLQHRTIVGMKSHDCHILMQQLLPIALRGSLPKKLQNVSLEDPFIIDGCIPLKESALTVFNRPSRNPDDSKGKVVDVRLDFMSWTQAHRYILFNSNDFTPFRMMHLEIMRHTVDGNHLSNDELHKRHEDQFCNWFQDYVMKMDDNGRSKLGHKVVMHSKGPMRVAKEFKRIVIHGTKYRTRNHENGKKTQNCGVSVCTDQDGPAWYGQLTRIIEVMYYDGSRYMLFKCDWADVTRDRGFKEDEFGFTIVNFSHLVHTGSRITDDPFVLSSQVSQVFYVVDERCPNWVVVVKTKPRDVYDTSEEEVTDDDEDEYFVNEYCINTSNNEAIELGIDDVVWTRNDIDGMTIETR, encoded by the exons ATGAAGTGTTTGGGTGGATTGAGTAATAGCATATTCACAGAACTGCTTGAATTTGTGAATGAGTTGCTCCCACCAGGAGCATCATtgcctaaaaatgcatatgagGTGAAGAAGTATATGAATGAGTTAGGACTTGGATACGAGAAGATATTAGTATGTCCCAATGGttgtatgttattttggaaggacaatGAGAATTTGGAAACATGCGTGGTATGCAGAGCGTCAAAGTGGAAGCAAAAAGAGTCTATGAATGATATGTctaaaaaaggtaaaagaagtCCAGCGAAAATATTAAGGTGGTTTCCGTTAAAAACAAGGTTGCAAAGGCTTTTTATGTCATCGAAGACTTCTTCACAAATGAAATGGCATGCTATGGGCCGTACAAATGATGGGGTATTAAGGCATCCAGCAGATGGCATGGCCTGGAAGACGTTTGATACACAACATGATGATTTTGCCTCTGACCCccgcaatgttaggcttggtttATCTGCAGATGGCTTTAATCCTTTTGGGAACATGAGCATTTCTTATAGTACTTGGCCGGTTATGTTGGTACCTTACAATTTACCTCCTTGGATGTGCATGAAACAATCAAGTTTCATGCTATTGTTGATTATACCGGGACCATCATCACCTTCAATGAATATAGATGTATACTTAGAGCCTCTAATATCAGAATTAAAGGAATTATGGGAGGTTGGAGCACCAACCTATGATATTTGCTCAAGAGAGATCTTTACAATGTGCGTAGctttaatgtggacgataaatcaTTTTCCTATGTATGGTGATTTTTCTGGGTGGAGTACGAAAGGTCGTTTAGCATGTCCTATTTGTATGGGTAACACACGATCTAGATGGctgaaacatggaaaaaagtTTTCCTATACGGGGCATAGACGATTCTTGCCAAGTAATCATAGGTGGAGAATGAAGGCAAAAACATTTGATGGTACACGAGAAATTGATCCTTCACCTACTATGCCAACACCTGATGAAATCTTGGAACaattagatgatttaaatt ATGGTTATTCTTCAAATGTTTCACGTTGTGTCAAGCTTCAACACCGTACTATAGTGGGCATGAAGAGTCATGATTGCCATATACTGATGCAACAGCTCCTGCCAATTGCATTACGTGGATCATTACCTAAGAAG TTGCAGAATGTAAGCTTGGAGGACCCGTTCATTATCGATGGATGTATCCCGTTGAAAG AATCCGCTCTAACGGTTTTCAATAGACCATCTAGAAACCCGGATGATTCTAAAGGGAAAGTTGTTGACGTTCGCCTTGATTTTATGTCGTGGACCCAAGCACATCGCTATATTCTCTTCAACTCTAACGATTTCACTCCATTCCGCAT GATGCACTTGGAAATAATGAGGCATACAGTTGATGGGAATCATTTATCGAATGATGAACTACATAAGAGGCACGAAGAccaattttgtaattggttcCAAGACTAT GTAATGAAAATGGATGACAATGGAAGAAGCAAATTGGGTCATAAAGTCGTAATGCATTCTAAAGGACCCATGCGAGTTGCCAAAGAATTTAAACGAATTGTCATCCATGGCACAAAATATCGCACTAGGAATCacgaaaatgggaagaaaactcaaaattgtggtgtTAGTGTGTGTACTGATCAAGATGGCCCTGCTTGGTATGGCCAATTAACACGCATAATTGAGGTTATGTATTATGATGGGTCCCGATATatgttattcaaatgtgattgggcaGACGTTACTCGAGATAGAGGTTTCAAGGAGGACGAGTTTGGCTTTactattgtaaatttttctcatcTAGTACACACTGGTAGTCGGATAACTGATGATCCGTTTGTTttatcttctcaagtatctcaagtattttatgtGGTAGATGAAAGATGCCCAAATTGGGTCGTCGTCGTTAAGACAAAACCAAGAGACGTGTATGACACTAGTGAAGAGGAAGTGACTGAcgatgatgaggatgaatatttcgtcaatgaatattgtattaacACTTCCAACAATGAAGCTATTGAACTTGGTATTGATGATGTTGTGTGGACGCGAAATGACATAGATGGAATGACAATCGAAACTCGCTAA
- the LOC122296694 gene encoding anthocyanidin 3-O-glucosyltransferase 5-like, with protein MVKVEDKTSMKVPHVAVLSSLGMGHVIPLLELAKCLVVHHHCHVSFLNITTEASAAQNELLHSPGTLPPGLHVIDLPPVDISSLVSDETPIVSRLSINLQESLSYSLKSVLIELGKLQALVIDLFCSQAFEISKDLSVPTYSFCTASAAFLALSLYLPGLDREVECEFIDLESIQVPNCAPVRIEDLAEEVRNRKADDFKWLLLHFSRLPMATRIFLNSWEDLEPVSLKAIREHSFYHQIPTPKICAIGPLIKHDDVAMTEADVECQAWLDKQPLDSVLLIALGSGGTLTAAQLTELAWGLELSRQRFILVARKPTDASASGMFFNVGGDVNDPKAYLPEGFLERTKGVGLVLPSWAPQLMVLRHPSTGAFISHCGWNSILESISHDVPMITWPLYAEQRMNATMLVEEVGVAVKLTGGPEKGNIVGREVIERVIRMVMKGDEGKMMRDRAGELKDSAQKALSFGGSSYESLSCVVEEWKKKIMP; from the coding sequence ATGGTGAAAGTTGAAGACAAAACGTCCATGAAAGTACCCCATGTTGCTGTCCTTTCAAGTCTTGGCATGGGTCATGTTATCCCTCTCCTCGAGCTGGCCAAGTGCCTCGTCGTCCACCACCATTGTCATGTTAGCTTCCTCAATATTACCACCGAAGCCTCCGCCGCTCAAAACGAGCTCCTCCACTCACCCGGTACACTCCCTCCTGGCTTGCATGTCATCGACCTCCCACCTGTTGACATTTCCTCCCTCGTCAGTGATGAAACTCCGATCGTAAGCCGGTTATCTATCAACCTACAGGAGAGCCTCAGCTACTCTTTGAAGTCGGTTCTCATTGAGTTGGGCAAGCTGCAGGCTCTCGTCATTGATTTGTTCTGTTCCCAAGCTTTCGAAATCAGCAAGGACCTTTCAGTACCTACCTACTCCTTCTGCACTGCCTCCGCCGCTTTCCTTGCCCTTTCCTTGTATCTTCCTGGTCTGGACAGAGAGGTAGAGTGCGAGTTCATTGACCTCGAATCAATTCAAGTACCAAATTGTGCACCGGTACGGATCGAGGACTTGGCGGAAGAAGTTCGAAATAGGAAGGCTGACGACTTCAAGTGGTTGCTGCTTCACTTCAGTCGATTGCCCATGGCAACCAGGATTTTCTTAAACTCGTGGGAGGATCTTGAACCAGTGTCGCTTAAAGCAATAAGAGAGCACTCCTTCTATCATCAAATACCAACACCAAAAATTTGTGCCATTGGGCCGCTTATCAAACACGACGACGTAGCAATGACCGAAGCAGATGTTGAGTGTCAAGCTTGGCTGGACAAACAACCGTTAGATTCAGTTCTTCTCATAGCATTAGGCAGTGGAGGGACTCTGACAGCTGCACAGCTCACTGAGTTGGCATGGGGTTTGGAATTGAGTCGGCAAAGGTTCATCTTGGTGGCACGTAAGCCAACGGATGCGTCTGCCTCGGGTATGTTCTTCAACGTGGGTGGAGATGTTAACGATCCGAAGGCATATTTGCCTGAGGGGTTTTTAGAGAGGACAAAAGGGGTGGGGCTGGTGCTTCCGTCTTGGGCTCCACAATTAATGGTGCTCCGACATCCATCAACCGGTGCGTTTATATCTCACTGTGGATGGAACTCCATACTGGAGAGCATCAGTCACGATGTGCCGATGATCACGTGGCCGCTTTATGCTGAACAAAGAATGAACGCAACGATGCTAGTCGAAGAGGTCGGTGTGGCCGTCAAGCTGACTGGGGGACCAGAAAAAGGAAATATTGTCGGGAGGGAGGTGATTGAGAGGGTGATAAGGATGGTGATGAAGGGTGACGAAGGGAAGATGATGAGGGATAGGGCCGGAGAGCTGAAAGACAGTGCCCAGAAAGCATTGAGCTTTGGTGGGTCGTCTTACGAGTCACTTTCTTGTGTTGTCgaagaatggaagaagaaaattATGCCATAA